The sequence below is a genomic window from Lolium perenne isolate Kyuss_39 chromosome 7, Kyuss_2.0, whole genome shotgun sequence.
cggaaggttctatggaaggttctagaaggttctagaaaagtccggaagaaaccaccaaggaaggtggagtccacaagggactccacctccatggccggccagccctagtgggggtggagtcccaagtggactccaccatagggggccggccacccccccacatgggaggtgggaatcccacctttgggtgggagtcctagttgggctaggtttgccccctcctatggaaggttttggtttcgggtcttattcgaagacttggacaccaacacttgggatccacctatataatgaggggccaagggagggggccggccaccccaagaccatagcttggccgccccccttgagtggccggccaccccctcccaaaccctagctttgctcctccacttcatattgtccggtttgcttagcgaagctccgccggacttctacaccgccaccgacaccacgccgtcgtgctgtcggattcaagaggagctactacttccgctgcccgctggaacggggaggtggacgtcgtcttcatcaacaaccgaacgtgtgaccgagtacggaggtgctgcccgttcgtggcgccggaaccgatcgtgatcaagatcttctacgcgcttttgcaagcggcaagtgatcgtctaccgcagcaacaagagcctcatcttgtaggctttggaatctcttcaagggtgagactcgataccccctcgttgctaccgtcttctagattgcatcttggcttggattgcgtgttcgcggtaggaaaatttttgttttctatgcaacgttatcctacaataagGCATCGGCAGCCCGGTTCTCGGCCCCTTTTTTGTACAAGACTTTGTACTGAAAACCCATGAGTTTAAAGTAAGCCTTCTGCTGAATTGGTGTGGCAATCCTATGGTCAGTCAAATGCACGAGGCTCCTTTGATCGGTACGAATGATGAATTGACTGTGTTGCAAGTACGATCGCCATCTATCGATTGCCAGTAGGATAGCCAGACACTCCTTGTCATATGTGGAGAGGGTCCTGTTCTTTGGCCCCAATGACTTGCTTAAGAATGCCACTGGATGGCCACGCTGCATCAAGACAGCGCCGATCCCAGTGTCGCATGCGTCCGTCTCCAGGACAAATTCCTGCTTGAAGTCAGGGAGAGCTAGCACCGGCGCATAGATGAGGGCCGTTTTTAGTGCCTGGAATGACGCCTGCTCGTCTCGGTTCCAGAGGAATTGTTTGTGTTTCTTAAGAAGATTGGTCAGCGGCCGGCTAATTGCCCCAAAATTGCGAATGAATTTGCGGTAGTAGCCCGCTAGACCGAGAAACCCACGGAGCTGCTTTGCATTGGATGGCTTGGGCCAGTTCTTCACTGCTGTTATCTTGGAGGGGTCAGTTGCCACACCGTCCTTGCTGATCACATGACCCAGATACTCTAGTGATTGCTGAGCGAATGAGCACTTACTGCGCTTGATGTACAATTTGTTGCGGTGCAGCAATTCAAACACCACCGTCAAGTGTTGAGCATGTTCCTCCATAGTCTTGCTGTACACGAGGATGTCATCGACAAAAACCAGGACATACTTGCGAATTTGAGCCGCGAACACCTGATTCATGGCGGACTGGAACGTCGCTGGAGCTGTGGATAGCCCGAATGGCATGACTCGGAATTCAAAGTGACCGTTGTGAGTGCGGAAGGCTGTCTTagcttcgtcttcctccgccATCCGAATTTGATGGTACCCTGAGCGTAAATCCAGCTTCGTGAATACTGTTGCGCCAGCCAGTTCATCTAGGAGCTCTTCTACCACTGGCATCGGGTACTTGTTGGGAATTGTCACGGCATTGAGGTGCCGATAATCCACACAGAAGCGCCAGCAACCATCTTTTTTCTTAACCAGGAGCACCGGAGAAGCGAATGGACTGTGACTGGGTCGTATGATCCCTTTTGCCAGCATCTCCTTGATTTGTTTTTCTATCTCATCCTTCTGTTGTGGTGTGTACCGATATGGTCGCACGCTGACAGGTTTGACACCTAGGTGCAGATGGATGTGGTGGTCGAAATCACGATGTGGCGGAAGCTCTTGCTGTTCACCAAAACAATTCTCAAAGTCTAGCAGGACCTTGGCCACCACTTGAGGTATTTCGGTCGTTTGGTTTTTTTCCTGCACCGGACACAGCTGAATGACCTGAGCGACAGCTTCTGTTCGAATGAGCTTGTGTAGCTGCACCCCAGAGATTTGATCACATTTGTCTGTCCTGCTCTTGATGCCTCGCAGTGTGATACGTTTGCCATCATGGCGGAAACGCAGGGTCTTCCGTTCCCAGCTTATCCACATGTCACCACAAGCCTCCAGCCAGTCCATGCCCAGTATCACGTCGTAGCCCTGCAGCTCAAAGACTCGCAATGTAGAAGAAAACACATTGTTCTGGCAGGTCCATACCACATCTGATACTGCAGTGTTGCACGGTAATTTAGCTCCATCAGCCACCACCACTTGCACTTCTGGAACCGGCTTGGTAGACATTTTGAGACTGGCCACTGTTTTCTGAGAGATAAAACTGCCCGAACTGCCGGAATCGATCAGCACTAGCACAGGCTGACCGCTGATTGTTGCATGTAACCTGATGGTTTTCTTGGCCGCTGTACCCACTGCTGCACAGTATGATAACTTCATCAGTGTCTCCTCTTCAGAAGTTTCTGATTCTTTTTCTTCCTCAGATGACGATTGGAGTTGAAGTAATTCCAACAACTCTTCCACGACATTCAGAGAGACTGTCTTTGCACATTTGTGCCCTGGCTGGTACTTGTCCCCGCACTTGAAGCACTCACCACGAGCTCTGCGCTGTGCCTTCAGGGACTTGAGCTGGTCAGACCAAGGGGGCTTGTTCTCTATCTTCTTCTGCTCTTCACCCGACTGTGACAAAATTCCTTTGTTTGCATGCCCATTTCTGAAAGATGATCTAGTGTATTCTGGCTTGAATCGTCCACTATTTGCTTGACGGCCTTCTTCCAACATCTCTTCCTGTGTTTCAGCAAGGGATAACGCAGCATCAACTGTTCTAGGACAGTGTAATCGGATAGCTTTTTGAATTTCCATttttaaaccaactacaaacttgGTTACAAAAAAAGCTTCATCGTAATGTTTATTATGCAACAACACTTTGTGTCTAAGACTCTCAAAACCTTGATAGTATGCTTCTACTGTACCTTTCTGTTTCCACCTCTCTAAAGCTTCTAAATGCTTGATATGCTTGTTTTTCCCAAATTTGGTATGCACAGCTACTAGCCTACTACAAGTTCTTCCCAGGTTTCTATTTCATTTACTTCCTCATAGTTTGTGAGCCATAAAGCAGCATTACCATGGAAATGCATGGTGGCAAAACTAGCCCATGAATGCCTGTCTACCTCATAAGTGTTAAAGTATTTCTCACAAACCGTTTTCCACCATTTTGGGTTTTCACCATCAAAACGAGGGAAATCAGTTTTTGGCATGCGAGAGTAATTCCAATCTCTATGTGTAGAATGATTAGTGTAGCTACTGTCATCAAGGTGACTATCCTTTCCAGATTGTTCACCCATTTCAAAATGAACAGGAGTGTGGGGGATTTTTTTCGTACCCTTGACCAGGGCGTGAAACGGTGCACGAATGACATCCGAATCAGGACCCTGGGTGTTGTTTCGCTGGTGATGCCCATTGGGCCGAGGCATTTGATCATCATCAGGAGATCGCACCGCCTCCAGTGCTGTGACACGGCTCGCCACCGCGTCGATGGACTTTTGGATGGCCGTGATTGAGGTGTCCACTTGCGGCATCCACGCCGACAAACCACGCAGGGTCTCGTTCATGGCCTTGAGTGATTCTGCCACGAGAGCGCCCTGGGTCTTG
It includes:
- the LOC127316994 gene encoding uncharacterized protein — its product is MEKDLAELKTQGALVAESLKAMNETLRGLSAWMPQVDTSITAIQKSIDAVASRVTALEAVRSPDDDQMPRPNGHHQRNNTQGPDSDVIRAPFHALVKGHLQMYRYSPFMVTSSAGGESRPIYGGLYTVGGYGEGYFFPTWVAA